A single genomic interval of Streptomyces sp. 1222.5 harbors:
- a CDS encoding class I SAM-dependent methyltransferase, producing the protein MTETEDFLTATRSFYDTIAEDYADHFRNPLDDRPLERALLGAFAEQVGPDGTVADLGCGPGAITGHLAGLGLSVFGLDLSASMIAIARRDNPAVRFQQGSMLELPLTDGSLAGVVSWYSSIHTPVERLPVLLAEFHRVLAPGGLALLAFQSGDVPLRLDRPWGRPVVLDFHRRRPERMAELLSGAGFALRAVTVREPVEAWGESVPQAFLLAQKKE; encoded by the coding sequence ATGACCGAGACCGAGGACTTCCTGACCGCCACCCGCTCCTTCTACGACACCATCGCCGAGGACTACGCCGACCACTTCCGGAACCCGCTCGACGACAGGCCGCTGGAGCGGGCGCTGCTCGGCGCGTTCGCGGAGCAGGTGGGGCCCGACGGCACGGTCGCCGACCTCGGCTGCGGTCCCGGGGCGATCACCGGACACCTGGCCGGGCTGGGCCTGTCCGTCTTCGGCCTCGACCTGTCCGCGTCCATGATCGCCATCGCCCGCCGGGACAACCCCGCGGTCCGGTTCCAGCAAGGTTCCATGCTGGAGCTGCCCCTCACCGACGGTTCGCTGGCCGGTGTCGTGTCCTGGTACTCCAGCATCCACACGCCGGTGGAACGACTCCCCGTGCTGCTGGCCGAGTTCCACCGTGTACTGGCTCCCGGCGGCCTCGCGCTGCTCGCCTTCCAGTCCGGTGACGTGCCGCTCCGCCTCGACCGTCCCTGGGGCCGGCCCGTGGTCCTCGACTTCCACCGGCGCCGCCCCGAGCGGATGGCGGAACTGCTGTCCGGCGCCGGGTTCGCCCTTCGCGCCGTCACCGTCCGGGAACCCGTGGAGGCGTGGGGCGAGTCAGTCCCGCAGGCGTTCCTTCTCGCCCAGAAGAAAGAGTGA